A genome region from Blautia coccoides includes the following:
- a CDS encoding NAD(P)-dependent oxidoreductase, with protein sequence MKKIGFIGVGVMGKSMVRNLMKAGYELSIYTRTKDKVQDIIEEGAVWRDTVAECVRDREAVITMVGYPEDVWEVYFGETGIIANARPGTYVIDMTTTSPKLSMEIYERAREAGIYAVDAPVSGGDVGARHGTLSIMAGGDEEAFEACLELFKSMGKTIIYEGKAGNGQHTKAANQIALGGVIAGVCEAITYARAAGLDVQTMLDSISQGAAGSWQMNNMAPRMIKEDYEPGFFIKHYIKDMKIALEESDARKLTLPILTEVLDMYRKLDEEGMGDLGTQALIKYYEEQ encoded by the coding sequence ATGAAAAAAATAGGTTTTATCGGTGTGGGAGTGATGGGAAAATCCATGGTCCGCAACCTGATGAAAGCCGGGTACGAACTGTCCATTTATACCAGAACAAAAGATAAGGTGCAGGATATCATAGAAGAAGGTGCCGTATGGCGTGACACTGTGGCAGAGTGCGTCAGAGACAGGGAGGCTGTCATCACCATGGTGGGTTATCCCGAGGATGTTTGGGAGGTTTATTTTGGTGAGACGGGCATCATAGCCAATGCCAGGCCGGGAACCTATGTCATTGATATGACAACAACCAGTCCGAAGCTTTCCATGGAGATTTATGAGAGAGCCAGGGAGGCGGGGATTTACGCAGTGGATGCCCCTGTTTCCGGCGGAGATGTAGGTGCAAGGCACGGTACATTATCTATTATGGCCGGTGGTGACGAGGAAGCCTTTGAAGCCTGTCTGGAGTTGTTTAAGTCCATGGGCAAGACTATCATCTATGAGGGAAAAGCCGGGAACGGACAGCATACAAAGGCAGCCAACCAGATCGCTCTGGGCGGAGTGATCGCAGGCGTGTGTGAGGCCATTACCTATGCCCGTGCGGCAGGACTTGACGTGCAGACCATGCTGGACAGCATCAGCCAGGGCGCTGCGGGAAGCTGGCAGATGAATAACATGGCACCCCGCATGATAAAAGAGGATTACGAACCGGGATTTTTTATCAAGCATTACATCAAGGATATGAAGATTGCCCTGGAAGAATCAGATGCCAGAAAGCTGACCCTGCCTATCCTCACGGAAGTGCTGGATATGTACAGAAAGCTGGATGAAGAGGGGATGGGCGATCTCGGCACACAGGCACTGATCAAATATTATGAAGAGCAGTAG
- a CDS encoding HD domain-containing response regulator, translating to MRKNKAGQQKNGFTMLVLDDDKNITDALYSYFESSGYTVDTENDPLAALEMMKNKSYDILLLDFIMYPICGDEVVARLRAFDTRIFVIMLTGHREVAPPLNTVRELDIQGYFEKSDRFDQLELLVESCVKSIRQMRTVYRYQDGLGSILGSIPSIHQLLSLEVVLGRILEQMLNLGDDKNGFAWIKPKKIISSMSVETLPDEIFQGNGRYEKELEQFLSEDYPHLKQAVQKAGSDGEILEFEGLFLVPLKANHDIFLGILGIGKDSSYPDVQRRLLAVYGEQVTTALHNTILHMLLNINNRKLSLTYDRMKESYMQTVEALRLLVDAKDDYTRGHSDRVSMYAEKIAEKMGMEESQTECVRCAGLLHDIGKVGVSDAILCKDDKLTEEEFAVIRRHPEIGEKILSCIDMFHNLGEIVRAHHERMDGGGYPDGLSGEQIPLEARMISIADAFDAMMSDRHYRKRLSLEKAKEELALGKGTQFDGRLVEVFLGLIENGELGELEET from the coding sequence ATGCGAAAAAACAAGGCAGGACAGCAGAAAAATGGTTTCACCATGCTGGTTCTGGATGACGACAAGAATATTACGGACGCGCTGTATTCCTATTTTGAATCCTCCGGCTACACTGTGGACACAGAAAATGACCCGCTTGCTGCACTGGAGATGATGAAAAATAAATCTTATGATATTCTTTTGCTGGATTTTATTATGTATCCCATCTGCGGAGATGAGGTAGTGGCACGCCTGAGAGCATTTGACACGAGGATATTTGTGATCATGCTCACCGGGCACAGAGAGGTTGCGCCGCCTTTGAATACTGTCCGGGAGCTGGATATCCAGGGGTATTTTGAGAAGAGTGACCGCTTTGACCAACTGGAGCTTTTGGTGGAAAGCTGTGTCAAATCCATCAGGCAGATGCGGACCGTTTACCGTTATCAGGACGGGCTTGGTTCCATTTTAGGCTCCATTCCCAGTATACACCAGCTTTTGTCTCTGGAGGTGGTGTTGGGCAGGATCCTGGAGCAGATGCTGAATTTGGGGGATGATAAAAATGGATTTGCCTGGATCAAGCCAAAGAAGATCATATCTTCCATGTCTGTGGAAACTCTGCCGGATGAGATTTTTCAGGGGAATGGAAGATATGAGAAGGAATTGGAGCAATTTTTGAGTGAGGATTATCCGCATCTGAAACAGGCAGTGCAGAAGGCCGGCAGTGATGGAGAGATTTTGGAGTTTGAGGGGCTGTTTCTGGTGCCGCTCAAGGCAAATCATGATATTTTTCTGGGGATCCTCGGGATCGGAAAGGATTCTTCCTATCCTGATGTACAGCGGCGCCTGCTGGCTGTCTATGGGGAACAGGTCACCACGGCGCTGCACAACACCATTCTTCACATGCTTTTGAACATAAACAACAGAAAACTGAGTCTGACCTATGACCGGATGAAAGAGAGTTATATGCAGACCGTGGAGGCTCTCCGTCTGTTGGTGGATGCCAAGGATGACTATACCCGCGGACATTCAGACCGGGTCTCCATGTATGCGGAAAAGATAGCGGAAAAAATGGGAATGGAAGAATCCCAGACGGAATGTGTCAGGTGTGCCGGTCTGCTTCATGATATTGGCAAGGTGGGTGTCTCTGATGCTATTTTGTGCAAAGATGACAAGCTTACAGAGGAAGAATTTGCGGTGATACGAAGACATCCGGAGATTGGAGAGAAGATTCTTTCCTGTATTGATATGTTTCACAATCTGGGAGAGATCGTGCGGGCGCACCACGAGCGGATGGATGGGGGCGGTTACCCTGACGGGCTTTCAGGAGAACAGATCCCCCTGGAGGCTCGGATGATATCCATTGCAGACGCCTTTGACGCCATGATGTCAGACCGCCATTACAGAAAGCGCCTGTCTCTGGAAAAGGCTAAGGAAGAGCTTGCATTGGGAAAGGGAACACAATTTGACGGAAGACTGGTAGAGGTTTTTCTGGGACTGATAGAGAATGGTGAACTGGGAGAACTGGAGGAGACATGA
- a CDS encoding AMP-binding protein, with protein MRFDYPLNNVNTYETVGEFLQKAEARFGDRPAVTVYDGEGKEHCHTYRTLIRDVKALALMLLDMGIAGKHLAIVGENSYEWLVLFLACCSIGGVAMPVDVEQQDEKILHCITYGDACMTAVSREYEFLFHGSCGCPVIYLWDHHDERSFSSLLSRGYKVLKSREAELDRVMDNVRGEETAAIIYTSGTISAPKPVMLSHGNIMYNACHAQALVEAGTKAYTCLPLYHAYSLVCGALNVLTQGQHLGLNGSVKNWMRDLRLFCPEMILLVPMMMESLIRSIRLEQNRDGTREEAKKALQRYQSRKKYHLSSSPFLHQAVTRVLGDSVFLIICGGAQQNERLAQEFGCYGIKVLQGYGVTECGPLVSVNRNRRHRENSVGVLLPGTSVKIQDGEILVKGPSVFKGYYKSDEETKKAFSDGWFCTGDLGYMDKKGFLYITGRKKNLVVFSNGKKVMPEELEELICEIPLVREVMVYGASNGQTADDVKLSAVIYADPQKTRDMTSYEVLERIQEEIYELNKKLPFHKRIQLIRMTEAEFKKTSIHKIRRGRF; from the coding sequence ATGAGATTTGATTATCCTTTAAACAATGTGAATACATATGAGACAGTGGGAGAATTTCTGCAAAAGGCAGAGGCTAGGTTTGGAGACAGACCGGCAGTCACCGTCTATGACGGGGAGGGAAAGGAGCACTGTCACACTTACCGGACGCTTATAAGGGATGTGAAGGCTCTTGCGCTCATGCTCTTGGATATGGGGATCGCGGGGAAACATCTGGCCATCGTGGGAGAGAACAGCTATGAGTGGCTTGTACTGTTTTTGGCCTGCTGTTCAATTGGCGGTGTGGCAATGCCTGTGGATGTGGAGCAGCAGGACGAGAAGATCCTGCATTGCATCACTTACGGGGATGCCTGTATGACTGCCGTTTCCCGGGAGTATGAATTTCTGTTTCATGGCTCCTGCGGCTGCCCTGTGATCTATCTGTGGGATCATCATGACGAACGAAGCTTTTCCTCTCTTCTTTCCCGGGGATATAAGGTATTGAAGAGCAGGGAGGCGGAGCTGGATCGAGTGATGGATAACGTGCGGGGGGAAGAGACGGCTGCTATTATCTATACATCCGGAACCATAAGCGCGCCCAAACCGGTCATGCTCAGCCACGGCAATATTATGTATAATGCCTGCCATGCCCAGGCACTGGTGGAAGCTGGGACCAAGGCCTATACCTGTCTGCCTCTGTATCATGCCTATTCCCTTGTGTGCGGTGCGCTGAATGTACTGACACAGGGGCAGCACCTGGGACTGAATGGAAGCGTTAAAAACTGGATGCGTGATCTCCGCCTGTTTTGTCCTGAGATGATCTTACTTGTACCTATGATGATGGAGTCTCTGATCCGCAGCATCCGGCTGGAACAGAATCGGGACGGCACCCGGGAGGAGGCGAAAAAGGCGCTGCAAAGATACCAGAGCCGGAAAAAGTATCATCTGTCCTCCAGTCCCTTTTTACACCAGGCGGTAACCCGGGTACTTGGAGATTCGGTTTTTCTTATCATATGCGGAGGTGCCCAGCAGAATGAACGGCTGGCCCAGGAATTTGGGTGTTATGGGATCAAAGTTCTGCAGGGATACGGTGTCACGGAGTGCGGTCCTCTTGTTTCTGTAAACAGAAACCGCAGACACAGGGAAAACTCTGTGGGCGTTCTGCTTCCGGGGACCAGCGTGAAGATCCAGGACGGAGAGATACTGGTAAAAGGCCCTTCTGTTTTCAAAGGATATTATAAATCTGACGAGGAGACAAAAAAGGCGTTTTCGGACGGCTGGTTCTGTACAGGTGATTTGGGATACATGGACAAGAAGGGATTTCTCTACATTACCGGAAGAAAAAAGAATCTGGTGGTTTTCAGCAATGGGAAGAAAGTGATGCCCGAGGAGCTGGAGGAGCTTATATGTGAGATACCTCTTGTCAGAGAAGTGATGGTGTATGGTGCCAGCAACGGGCAGACTGCCGATGATGTGAAGCTTTCCGCCGTCATATACGCGGACCCGCAAAAGACCAGGGATATGACTTCCTATGAGGTTCTGGAGCGGATCCAGGAGGAAATCTATGAGTTGAATAAAAAACTGCCTTTTCACAAAAGAATACAGCTCATCCGTATGACAGAGGCAGAATTTAAGAAAACATCAATCCACAAAATAAGAAGGGGGCGTTTTTAA
- a CDS encoding histidine kinase N-terminal 7TM domain-containing protein gives MERIMTHMVDIAITILIFFLYSCLRKGRLPLLQRLYVVASAFLLIWLLAIAGILGGADGSIQVLTVLDAITCSACALMVVSVLLLTIAFIYNYESLPRIFYFLYILPIVTSLIVFTNPWHHLFYKQFSIYASEVKFGPLFILSGSQYYIYCIISIVLALRNGIRKRNKSAVWQSVLFAWGLIVPVSVNLLATLKIVNLSIAATPIAFMFTIICHGIAIYYLNFLNIKPIALQNIIDNISDGYVIISSDSQIINMNDAFQEAFGESYGMKNNVYLDRQVEVLDEQKKDVIYDLLSFFDICRQTVSVITYEQAVIKEDRKIYYSVELTPVFGKRRMMGVVALFKDVTRVKEEIRQQQQKLSQEMERERLASLGQMIGGISHNLKTPIMSVSGSVESLENLVDEYTESLGDEEVTIEDHREIAGDMREWLGKIKESCAYMSDIITTVKGLATNMNTNNIVEFTVDEVFRRVFLLMKHSLAKHSCILSMENELPGDAVLKGDINNLVQVVNNLVDNAMDAMKEEGGKITLYAGKQGGNILIAVKDSGPGIAPEVMDRLFHSMVTTKGAMGTGLGLYSSAGLIRGKFSGRMWAENLPEGGAAFYVELPLQS, from the coding sequence ATGGAACGTATCATGACACATATGGTGGATATAGCCATCACCATTCTGATCTTCTTTCTTTACAGCTGTCTGAGAAAAGGCAGACTGCCGCTTCTGCAGCGGCTTTACGTGGTGGCATCCGCCTTTCTGCTCATCTGGCTTCTGGCGATCGCCGGAATTCTGGGAGGCGCGGACGGCAGTATTCAGGTGCTGACGGTGCTGGATGCCATTACCTGCTCTGCCTGTGCGCTGATGGTGGTCAGCGTACTGCTTCTGACCATTGCGTTTATCTATAATTATGAGAGTCTGCCGAGAATATTTTATTTCCTTTATATTCTTCCGATCGTGACATCTTTGATCGTATTTACGAATCCGTGGCATCATCTGTTTTATAAACAGTTTTCTATTTATGCCTCAGAGGTGAAGTTCGGACCGCTTTTTATCTTGTCGGGGAGCCAGTATTATATTTATTGTATCATATCCATTGTGCTGGCTCTGAGAAACGGTATTAGGAAAAGGAATAAGAGCGCGGTGTGGCAGTCTGTGTTGTTCGCCTGGGGGCTGATCGTGCCGGTAAGCGTCAACCTTCTGGCTACGCTGAAGATCGTGAATTTGTCCATTGCGGCGACACCCATTGCTTTTATGTTCACCATTATCTGCCATGGGATAGCAATTTATTATCTTAATTTTCTGAATATCAAGCCCATTGCGCTGCAGAATATTATAGATAATATTTCGGACGGCTATGTGATCATATCTTCAGACAGTCAGATCATCAATATGAACGATGCTTTCCAGGAGGCCTTTGGAGAGAGCTACGGCATGAAAAATAACGTGTATCTGGACCGGCAGGTGGAAGTTCTGGATGAGCAGAAAAAGGATGTCATCTATGATCTGCTGAGCTTTTTTGATATCTGCAGGCAGACGGTGAGCGTTATCACGTATGAGCAGGCAGTGATCAAAGAGGACAGGAAAATCTACTACTCCGTGGAACTGACACCTGTATTCGGAAAACGAAGAATGATGGGCGTAGTGGCGCTTTTTAAGGATGTGACGCGGGTGAAAGAAGAGATCAGACAGCAGCAGCAGAAATTGAGTCAGGAGATGGAACGGGAGCGTCTGGCCTCCTTAGGGCAGATGATCGGAGGGATTTCCCACAATCTGAAGACACCTATCATGTCTGTCTCCGGCAGTGTGGAATCCCTGGAAAATCTGGTGGATGAGTATACAGAGAGCCTGGGGGATGAGGAAGTCACGATTGAGGATCATCGAGAGATTGCGGGGGATATGAGAGAGTGGCTTGGAAAGATAAAGGAGAGCTGTGCCTACATGTCTGATATCATCACCACGGTAAAAGGGCTGGCTACAAATATGAATACCAACAACATTGTGGAATTTACGGTGGATGAAGTGTTCAGAAGAGTGTTTCTGCTGATGAAGCACAGCCTGGCAAAGCATAGCTGCATTTTGTCCATGGAAAATGAACTGCCCGGAGATGCTGTTTTAAAGGGGGATATCAATAATCTGGTGCAGGTGGTCAACAATCTGGTGGACAACGCAATGGATGCCATGAAGGAAGAGGGCGGGAAGATCACCCTTTATGCAGGAAAACAGGGTGGGAATATTCTGATTGCAGTGAAAGACAGCGGACCGGGAATTGCACCGGAGGTTATGGACCGGCTGTTTCACTCCATGGTGACCACAAAAGGGGCAATGGGAACCGGCCTGGGACTTTACAGTTCCGCAGGCTTGATCAGGGGCAAGTTCAGCGGCAGAATGTGGGCTGAGAATCTGCCGGAGGGCGGAGCAGCCTTTTATGTGGAGCTGCCCCTGCAAAGTTAG
- a CDS encoding acyl carrier protein — translation MRKEDYLSVIEELVYQVTGISELTPDTDFIRDLALNSLDVANLVCAFEDRFQVEIPVRDVWKLSQVRDVIDYMQKKEMRAQGL, via the coding sequence ATGCGCAAGGAAGATTACCTGTCTGTGATCGAAGAACTTGTATATCAGGTGACCGGAATCAGCGAACTTACCCCCGATACGGATTTTATCAGGGACCTGGCGCTGAATTCCCTGGATGTGGCAAATCTTGTCTGTGCCTTTGAGGACAGGTTTCAGGTGGAAATCCCGGTGCGGGATGTGTGGAAGCTGTCTCAGGTGCGGGATGTGATAGATTATATGCAGAAAAAGGAAATGCGTGCGCAGGGACTGTAA
- a CDS encoding vWA domain-containing protein gives MRQAEEIAQEIWALADQEISCACPFFALACSFLKTAADDTCVCTCTDGRAVYYSPKAVLADFQEKGRKYINRIYLHSLFHCLYLHPADRMDRDEKLWDLACDIVAEYTVDCLGLPYLTGKAGKEKDQVYRLFWKENSSRTAAQIYEMLLEGKFEKRCIDTWKSLFFTDEHRLWREISGGELEGIRRIWEKAAAYASRDTGNAGKRAGSEKGNPEEWYELQQKRRYDYRRFLRRFAVQREEVQLDMESFDYISYCLGLSMYGNMPLVEPLEYTEAYKLEEIVIAIDTSSSCSREMVQRFLEETYSMLSERENFFKKMNVHIIQCDCYIQDDVTLGCEEDWRAYMKQIRIQGRGGTDFRPVFTYVDRLIKEKKIRDLKGLLYFTDGDGIYPTEKPDYEAAFIFIKEPPGNVKIPPWAIRLYLDERKAGS, from the coding sequence ATGAGACAGGCAGAGGAAATTGCGCAGGAGATCTGGGCATTGGCCGATCAGGAAATTTCCTGCGCCTGTCCTTTTTTTGCGCTGGCATGCAGCTTTCTAAAAACTGCCGCAGATGATACATGTGTCTGTACCTGTACAGACGGCAGGGCTGTTTACTATTCTCCCAAGGCGGTTCTGGCTGATTTTCAGGAAAAGGGAAGAAAATATATCAACAGGATTTACCTGCACAGCCTTTTCCACTGTCTCTACCTGCATCCTGCAGACCGAATGGATCGGGATGAAAAATTGTGGGATCTGGCCTGTGACATAGTGGCAGAGTATACAGTGGACTGTCTTGGACTTCCCTATCTTACAGGGAAGGCCGGGAAGGAAAAAGACCAGGTTTACCGTCTGTTCTGGAAGGAAAACAGTTCCAGGACCGCAGCACAGATTTATGAAATGCTGCTGGAGGGAAAGTTTGAAAAGAGGTGCATAGATACCTGGAAGAGCTTGTTTTTTACGGATGAGCACAGACTGTGGCGGGAGATTTCAGGCGGGGAGCTTGAAGGGATCCGCAGGATATGGGAAAAAGCCGCGGCATATGCAAGCCGTGATACAGGGAATGCCGGCAAGAGGGCAGGAAGTGAAAAAGGGAATCCAGAGGAATGGTATGAGCTGCAGCAAAAAAGAAGGTATGATTACCGGAGATTTCTGCGGCGTTTTGCTGTGCAGAGAGAGGAAGTACAGCTCGATATGGAAAGTTTTGATTATATTTCCTATTGCCTTGGACTGTCCATGTATGGTAACATGCCACTGGTGGAGCCTCTGGAATACACAGAGGCATACAAACTTGAGGAGATTGTCATAGCTATTGACACATCCAGCTCCTGTTCCCGGGAAATGGTGCAGCGTTTTTTGGAAGAGACCTATTCCATGCTCAGTGAAAGGGAGAATTTTTTCAAAAAGATGAATGTCCATATCATACAGTGTGACTGTTACATCCAGGATGATGTGACACTCGGCTGTGAGGAGGACTGGCGGGCCTATATGAAACAGATCCGTATACAGGGAAGGGGCGGTACAGACTTTCGTCCCGTATTTACTTATGTGGACAGGCTGATCAAGGAGAAAAAGATCAGAGATCTGAAAGGACTGTTGTATTTTACAGACGGAGACGGCATCTATCCCACTGAGAAGCCAGATTATGAGGCGGCATTTATTTTTATTAAGGAACCGCCCGGAAATGTAAAAATACCTCCATGGGCCATTCGGCTGTATCTGGATGAGAGAAAGGCAGGGTCATAA